From Streptosporangium album, the proteins below share one genomic window:
- a CDS encoding mannosyltransferase family protein, with translation MATPLTPPRATAMEALMLWLSSRLGIVVLAVVGAGAASGGAAAVPFLERWKHWDAQLLITIAQHGYGGDPAAEPDRGLPAFFPGMPLALRAVHLLVEDWTLAGLLISFMAGAVAMAALAGLAEFEGPPGAGWRAVLALLLWPMSVFLFAGYSEALFLAFAIPAWLAARQGRWPLAACLAAGASCMRITGLFLAFALIVEFFTRRQSVRQAGWLVLPFVPLVLYSAYHYGISGDWLAWKHAQEAGWGRHLVWPWESLITTWNSAMAEGQFAWAFRLEIAGAIVGVGLVLVLLYLRRWSEFVYVGLQVGALICSAYYLSIPRSALLWWPLFLLIARASTPGARWRRWVILAYALVVGPLMALNTLTFMNGAWVG, from the coding sequence ATGGCCACTCCCCTCACACCTCCACGCGCCACCGCGATGGAGGCACTGATGCTCTGGCTGAGCTCCCGGCTGGGAATCGTCGTCCTCGCCGTCGTGGGAGCGGGAGCCGCGTCCGGGGGAGCGGCCGCCGTACCGTTCCTGGAGCGCTGGAAGCACTGGGACGCCCAGCTTCTCATCACCATCGCCCAGCACGGCTACGGCGGGGACCCCGCCGCCGAGCCCGACAGGGGCCTGCCCGCGTTCTTCCCCGGGATGCCGCTGGCGCTGCGCGCCGTGCACCTCCTGGTGGAGGACTGGACGCTCGCCGGGCTGCTCATCTCCTTCATGGCGGGTGCCGTGGCGATGGCGGCGCTGGCCGGGCTCGCCGAGTTCGAGGGGCCGCCGGGAGCCGGTTGGCGCGCGGTGCTGGCGCTGCTGCTCTGGCCGATGTCGGTGTTCCTGTTCGCCGGGTACAGCGAGGCCCTGTTCCTGGCCTTCGCGATCCCCGCCTGGCTGGCGGCGCGCCAGGGGCGGTGGCCGCTGGCCGCCTGCCTCGCCGCGGGCGCCTCCTGCATGCGGATCACCGGCCTGTTCCTGGCCTTCGCGCTGATCGTGGAGTTCTTCACCAGGCGGCAGTCTGTACGGCAGGCCGGCTGGCTGGTGCTGCCGTTCGTGCCGCTGGTGCTCTACTCGGCCTACCACTACGGCATCAGCGGTGACTGGCTGGCGTGGAAGCACGCGCAGGAGGCCGGGTGGGGCCGGCACCTGGTGTGGCCGTGGGAGTCGCTGATCACGACATGGAACTCGGCCATGGCGGAGGGGCAGTTCGCCTGGGCGTTCCGGCTGGAGATCGCCGGGGCGATCGTCGGGGTCGGGCTCGTGCTGGTCCTGCTCTACCTGCGGCGGTGGAGTGAGTTCGTGTACGTGGGGCTCCAGGTAGGCGCCCTGATCTGCTCCGCCTACTACCTGTCCATCCCGCGTTCGGCGCTGCTGTGGTGGCCGCTCTTCCTGCTCATCGCACGGGCGAGCACCCCCGGCGCGCGCTGGAGACGGTGGGTGATCCTCGCCTACGCGCTGGTGGTCGGCCCGCTGATGGCACTCAACACGCTGACTTTCATGAACGGTGCCTGGGTGGGGTGA
- a CDS encoding deoxyribonuclease IV: MPRIGAHVDQDDPLAHARTRDAEVAQFFLGDPQGWKGPVIGEKAREIRDSDVDVYIHAPYVINVATANNRIRIPSRKLLSSNLAAAAELGAKGLIVHGGHVNAGDDPQQGFDNWRKVFERLEEHPVPVLIENTAGGDNAMARRLERIARLWDALDGFDVGFCLDTCHAHAAGEELTDLVERIMAITGRIDLVHCNDSRDAAGSGRTGTPTSARDGSTPSSSSRCAGARTRRSWWRPRPTVRPRTSPSSGRVFDPQPVDNFSGLLHAMGG, from the coding sequence ATGCCGCGTATCGGAGCCCATGTCGACCAGGACGACCCGCTGGCCCACGCCAGGACGCGTGACGCCGAGGTCGCGCAGTTCTTCCTCGGTGATCCCCAGGGCTGGAAGGGCCCCGTCATCGGGGAGAAGGCACGGGAGATCAGAGATTCCGACGTGGACGTCTACATCCACGCGCCCTACGTGATCAACGTGGCCACGGCCAACAACCGGATCCGCATCCCCAGCCGCAAGCTGCTGAGCTCGAATCTCGCGGCCGCGGCCGAGCTGGGCGCCAAGGGCCTCATCGTCCACGGCGGGCACGTGAACGCCGGTGACGACCCGCAGCAGGGCTTCGACAACTGGCGCAAGGTGTTCGAGCGCCTGGAGGAGCACCCGGTCCCCGTGCTCATCGAGAACACCGCGGGCGGCGACAACGCCATGGCCCGCAGGCTGGAGCGGATCGCCCGGCTGTGGGATGCCCTCGACGGGTTCGACGTGGGCTTCTGCCTGGACACCTGCCACGCGCACGCGGCCGGCGAGGAGCTGACCGACCTGGTCGAGCGGATCATGGCCATCACCGGCCGGATCGACCTGGTCCACTGCAACGACTCACGGGACGCCGCGGGCTCGGGGCGGACCGGCACGCCAACCTCGGCGCGGGACGGATCGACACCGAGCTCATCCTCGCGGTGTGCCGGAGCGCGGACGCGCCGATCGTGGTGGAGACCCCGTCCGACGGTCAGGCCCAGGACATCGCCCTCCTCAGGAAGAGTCTTTGATCCACAGCCTGTGGATAACTTTTCTGGATTACTCCACGCCATGGGTGGGTAA
- the rpsF gene encoding 30S ribosomal protein S6, translating into MRRYEMMVILDPSLDERTVAPSLDQFLTVVRNDGGSVEKVDVWGRRRLSYDIAKKPEGIYAVIDLTAEPATVKELDRQMNLNEGILRTKVLRPDVH; encoded by the coding sequence ATGCGTCGTTACGAAATGATGGTCATTCTCGACCCTTCGCTCGATGAGCGCACGGTGGCCCCTTCCCTCGACCAGTTCCTCACGGTGGTCCGCAATGACGGCGGCAGCGTGGAGAAGGTCGACGTGTGGGGCCGTCGCCGGCTGTCCTACGACATCGCCAAGAAGCCCGAGGGCATCTACGCCGTCATCGACCTGACCGCCGAGCCCGCCACGGTCAAGGAGCTCGACCGCCAGATGAACCTCAACGAGGGCATCCTGCGTACCAAGGTCCTCCGCCCGGACGTGCACTAA
- a CDS encoding single-stranded DNA-binding protein, which translates to MAAGDTTITIVGNLVDDPELRFTPTGQAVARFRIASTPRFLDKTTNEWKDGEGLFLTCNVWRQAAENVAESLQRGMRVIVQGRLRQRSYETKEGEKRTVYEVEVDEVGPSLKSATAKVNKTTRQGGGGGGGFGGGPANDPWASAAPSAPQGGGYGGGGNNFGGGQPQGGGNNFGGGDFSDEPPF; encoded by the coding sequence ATGGCAGCAGGCGACACCACGATCACCATCGTCGGCAACCTTGTCGACGACCCGGAGCTGCGGTTCACCCCCACGGGGCAAGCTGTGGCCCGGTTCCGCATCGCGTCCACTCCGAGGTTTCTCGACAAGACGACCAACGAGTGGAAGGACGGCGAAGGCCTGTTCCTGACCTGCAACGTATGGCGGCAGGCGGCGGAGAACGTCGCCGAGAGCCTCCAGCGCGGCATGCGGGTCATCGTCCAGGGACGGCTGCGTCAGCGGTCTTACGAGACCAAGGAAGGCGAGAAGCGCACGGTCTACGAGGTCGAGGTCGACGAGGTCGGCCCCTCCCTGAAGAGCGCGACCGCCAAGGTCAACAAGACCACCCGTCAGGGTGGCGGCGGTGGCGGCGGCTTCGGTGGCGGTCCCGCCAACGACCCGTGGGCCTCCGCGGCGCCCTCCGCCCCTCAGGGTGGCGGATACGGCGGCGGCGGCAACAACTTCGGGGGCGGCCAGCCGCAGGGTGGCGGCAACAACTTCGGTGGCGGCGACTTCAGCGACGAACCGCCCTTCTAG
- the rpsR gene encoding 30S ribosomal protein S18, with protein MAKPALRKPKKKVCLFCHDKISYVDYKDTALLRKFISDRGKIRARRVTGNCTQHQRDVATAIKNAREMALLPYMSTAR; from the coding sequence ATGGCCAAGCCGGCACTGCGCAAGCCTAAGAAGAAGGTTTGCCTGTTCTGCCACGACAAGATCTCCTACGTCGACTACAAGGACACGGCGCTGCTCCGGAAGTTCATTTCCGACCGCGGCAAGATCCGTGCTCGCCGGGTGACGGGCAACTGCACCCAGCACCAGCGTGACGTGGCGACCGCTATCAAGAACGCTCGTGAGATGGCGCTCCTGCCGTACATGAGCACCGCGCGCTAA
- the rplI gene encoding 50S ribosomal protein L9, with amino-acid sequence MKLILTSEVTGLGAPGDIVEVKSGYGRNYLLPRGFAILWTRGGEKQIASIKKARDAREIRDLGTAKEVAGQLKSLKVILKTKAGESGRLFGSITTGDVADAVKAAGGPLLDRRRIEIAPAIKSLGSHQVSVKLHPEVSAALDVEVVAV; translated from the coding sequence ATGAAGCTCATTCTCACCAGTGAGGTCACCGGCCTCGGCGCCCCCGGCGACATCGTCGAGGTCAAGAGCGGTTACGGCCGCAACTACCTGCTCCCCCGTGGCTTCGCGATCCTGTGGACGCGCGGCGGCGAGAAGCAGATCGCCTCGATCAAGAAGGCCCGTGACGCCCGCGAGATCCGCGACCTCGGCACCGCCAAGGAAGTCGCCGGCCAGCTCAAGTCCCTGAAGGTGATCCTGAAGACGAAGGCCGGCGAGTCCGGCCGTCTCTTCGGCTCCATCACCACGGGTGACGTCGCCGACGCCGTCAAGGCCGCCGGTGGCCCCCTGCTCGACCGCCGTCGCATCGAGATCGCTCCCGCGATCAAGAGCCTCGGTTCCCACCAGGTCAGCGTCAAGCTGCACCCGGAGGTCTCCGCCGCCCTCGATGTCGAGGTCGTCGCGGTCTGA
- a CDS encoding ABC transporter substrate-binding protein gives MVRPSMLLALGAIAVAAVACAPASDTTVQAGPSAPATCAKDQLTLKTAGKLTIGTDKPAYEPWFKDDAPANGKGFESAVAYAVAKQLGFGDSEVAWATVKFDSAFAPGAKQFDFDLNQVSVTPDRAKVVDFSRGYYTVKQAVVALDGSKVAAATDLAALKDAKIGVQVGTTSLQAVKDVIKPAAEPNVYNEQIDAVNALKNKQVDAVVVDLPTAFYVTAAQVENSKIVGQFGAVSGTPEVFGAVFEKGSPLVGCVNEAIDKLTSSGELAAIETEWLGSAAGAPELK, from the coding sequence ATGGTTCGTCCTTCGATGCTGCTCGCGCTCGGCGCCATCGCGGTGGCCGCCGTAGCCTGTGCGCCGGCATCGGACACGACGGTCCAGGCCGGCCCCTCCGCACCGGCCACCTGTGCCAAGGACCAGCTCACGCTGAAGACCGCGGGCAAGCTGACCATCGGCACCGACAAGCCCGCGTACGAGCCGTGGTTCAAGGACGACGCGCCGGCCAACGGCAAGGGCTTCGAGAGCGCGGTGGCCTACGCCGTCGCCAAGCAGCTCGGCTTCGGAGACAGCGAGGTGGCCTGGGCCACCGTGAAGTTCGACTCCGCGTTCGCCCCGGGCGCCAAGCAGTTCGACTTCGACCTCAACCAGGTCTCCGTGACCCCGGACCGGGCCAAGGTCGTCGACTTCAGCCGGGGCTACTACACGGTCAAGCAGGCGGTGGTCGCGCTGGACGGCTCCAAGGTCGCCGCGGCGACGGACCTGGCCGCCCTCAAGGACGCCAAGATCGGCGTGCAGGTCGGCACCACTTCCCTGCAGGCGGTCAAGGACGTCATCAAGCCGGCAGCCGAGCCGAACGTCTACAACGAGCAGATCGACGCGGTGAACGCGCTGAAGAACAAGCAGGTCGACGCCGTCGTGGTGGACCTGCCCACCGCGTTCTACGTGACCGCCGCACAGGTCGAGAACTCCAAGATCGTCGGTCAGTTCGGCGCCGTCTCCGGCACGCCTGAGGTCTTCGGCGCGGTTTTCGAGAAGGGGAGCCCGCTGGTGGGCTGCGTGAACGAGGCAATCGACAAGCTGACCTCCTCCGGTGAGCTCGCCGCGATCGAGACCGAGTGGCTCGGCTCGGCGGCGGGTGCTCCGGAGCTGAAGTGA
- a CDS encoding amino acid ABC transporter permease, whose amino-acid sequence MTAPAGWVKSEQQAERERLRRNHSMRSSSVATVSTILVIVLLVWGFTNSPGWPRVQETFFNSEQFVRALPDVLSGFLLNIKIFLIAEPLILIVGLLVALARNLKAPVFFPLRALAVAYTDIFRGVPTILVIYLVGFGLPALGLQGMPTDLATLGIIALTLSYGAYVAEVFRSGIDSVHPSQWAAARSLGLSHGRTMRHVVVPQAVRRVVPPLLNDFVSLQKDTALVATIGPLEALRQAQIHAASTFNYTPYLAAALLFILLTIPMARFTDYLAARSQRRRGH is encoded by the coding sequence GTGACGGCCCCCGCCGGTTGGGTGAAGAGCGAACAGCAGGCGGAGCGGGAGCGACTCCGCAGGAACCACTCGATGCGGTCGAGTTCGGTCGCGACCGTCTCGACGATCCTGGTGATCGTCCTGCTCGTCTGGGGTTTCACCAACTCGCCCGGCTGGCCCCGGGTCCAGGAGACGTTCTTCAACTCCGAGCAGTTCGTCCGGGCGCTGCCGGACGTGTTGAGCGGGTTCCTGCTCAACATCAAGATCTTCCTGATCGCCGAGCCGCTGATCCTGATCGTGGGCCTGTTGGTCGCGCTGGCCCGCAACCTCAAGGCCCCCGTGTTCTTCCCGCTGCGCGCCCTCGCGGTGGCCTACACCGACATCTTCCGCGGCGTGCCCACGATTCTGGTCATCTACCTCGTCGGCTTCGGCCTGCCCGCGCTCGGACTGCAGGGCATGCCGACGGATCTGGCGACACTGGGCATCATCGCGCTCACCCTGTCCTACGGAGCGTACGTGGCGGAGGTGTTCCGGTCGGGCATCGATTCGGTGCACCCGAGCCAGTGGGCCGCGGCCCGATCCCTCGGGCTGAGCCACGGCAGGACCATGCGTCACGTAGTGGTGCCACAGGCCGTGCGCCGTGTCGTGCCGCCGCTGCTCAACGACTTCGTCTCGCTGCAGAAGGACACCGCGCTGGTCGCCACGATCGGCCCGCTGGAGGCCCTGCGCCAGGCGCAGATCCATGCCGCCAGCACCTTCAACTACACGCCCTACCTGGCGGCGGCGCTGCTGTTCATCCTGCTCACCATCCCCATGGCCCGCTTCACCGACTATCTGGCGGCCCGCTCGCAGCGGCGGCGAGGCCATTGA